A window of the Chloroflexota bacterium genome harbors these coding sequences:
- the rfbD gene encoding dTDP-4-dehydrorhamnose reductase produces MRIFITGSRGQLGVDLQKVLETQTLGLADLPDLDITDYEATLRAIEEFAPDVIIHAAALTNVDGCELDPDTAYRVNGLGTQSVALAAHQVGAAMVYISTDYVFDGKKGEPYLEFDEPNPINMYGKSKLAGERYVQMLLDRFYIVRTAWLYSATGRNFVKTIMHLAEQQEEILAVTDESGSPTYARDLALALAKLIERPLYGLYHLTNEGRCSRYEYISKILGLIKKKVRLVPMTTAEYIKKYPLPAARPTCSELRNFCAATALGITMRPWEEALEDFLCSPL; encoded by the coding sequence ATGAGGATCTTCATCACCGGCAGCCGAGGTCAGTTGGGGGTAGATCTCCAGAAGGTTCTGGAGACTCAGACACTTGGCCTGGCTGACTTACCCGATCTAGATATTACGGATTACGAGGCTACGCTGAGGGCTATCGAAGAATTTGCCCCAGATGTCATCATTCACGCCGCAGCCCTTACGAATGTCGATGGCTGCGAGCTCGATCCGGACACTGCTTACCGTGTGAATGGACTGGGCACGCAAAGCGTAGCCCTGGCTGCTCATCAGGTGGGGGCAGCGATGGTCTATATCAGCACCGACTATGTCTTCGATGGAAAGAAGGGTGAGCCATACCTGGAGTTCGATGAGCCGAACCCCATCAACATGTACGGTAAATCCAAACTGGCCGGCGAACGCTACGTGCAGATGCTGCTCGATCGCTTCTATATCGTGCGCACAGCCTGGCTCTATAGTGCCACGGGACGCAATTTCGTTAAGACCATTATGCACCTGGCTGAGCAGCAGGAGGAGATTCTGGCCGTGACTGATGAGAGCGGTTCTCCTACCTATGCCCGCGATTTGGCCCTGGCCTTAGCTAAATTGATTGAGCGTCCGCTCTATGGACTCTATCACCTCACTAATGAAGGCCGCTGCTCTCGTTACGAATATATAAGCAAGATCCTTGGGTTAATTAAGAAGAAGGTTCGCCTGGTGCCGATGACCACTGCTGAATACATTAAAAAGTACCCTCTGCCGGCCGCCAGGCCGACCTGCTCAGAGCTGCGTAACTTCTGCGCTGCGACGGCTTTAGGGATCACCATGCGCCCCTGGGAGGAGGCCCTGGAGGACTTTTTGTGTTCGCCTCTGTGA
- the pfkA gene encoding 6-phosphofructokinase produces MERIAVLTSGGDAPGMNAAIRASVRVALSREAKVWGVSKGYAGLIQGELKPLNSRSVSEIMQRGGTILQTARCEEFKTEDGQRAGVRNLVEHGIEGLVVIGGDGSMHGALAIHRLGFPVVGVPASIDNDLRGTDMSIGVDTALNTILEAIDRVKDTASAHHRAFIVQVMGRHCGYLALMAGMAGGAEVVLIPEVEANPAMVVEELKRAYAKGKPHFIAIVAEGAKYDAAALAQYIEDRKEEAGFETRVTILGHIQRGGSPTAFDRILATRLGAVAVEQLLSGISGKMVGLVGNEIKATDIATVLAEKKKVDKHLYTLAEVLAR; encoded by the coding sequence ATGGAGAGGATTGCGGTCTTGACTAGTGGGGGCGATGCCCCAGGCATGAATGCGGCCATCAGAGCCTCGGTGCGCGTCGCCCTGAGCCGCGAGGCGAAGGTTTGGGGTGTATCGAAGGGATACGCCGGCCTCATCCAGGGAGAGCTGAAGCCGCTGAACAGCCGTTCTGTGAGTGAGATCATGCAAAGGGGTGGTACCATCCTGCAAACAGCCCGCTGTGAGGAGTTCAAAACAGAAGATGGACAGAGGGCGGGGGTACGCAATCTGGTTGAGCACGGCATCGAGGGTTTAGTAGTAATCGGCGGAGATGGCTCCATGCATGGAGCTCTGGCCATACATAGGTTGGGCTTCCCAGTGGTAGGGGTACCCGCAAGCATCGATAATGACCTGAGGGGGACGGATATGAGCATCGGGGTTGATACTGCTCTCAATACCATTCTGGAGGCCATCGACCGAGTGAAGGATACGGCCAGTGCTCATCATCGAGCCTTCATCGTTCAGGTGATGGGGCGTCACTGTGGGTATCTAGCCCTGATGGCTGGAATGGCTGGTGGGGCGGAGGTGGTTCTCATCCCCGAAGTGGAGGCGAACCCGGCTATGGTGGTCGAGGAACTGAAGCGTGCCTATGCCAAGGGCAAGCCGCATTTTATCGCCATTGTGGCTGAAGGGGCTAAATACGACGCAGCTGCCCTCGCCCAGTATATTGAGGATAGGAAAGAAGAAGCTGGGTTCGAGACCAGGGTCACCATCCTCGGCCATATCCAGCGAGGTGGTTCGCCTACTGCCTTCGATCGTATCCTGGCTACACGCCTGGGAGCAGTGGCTGTGGAGCAGCTGCTATCAGGCATTTCTGGTAAAATGGTGGGTCTTGTCGGAAACGAGATCAAGGCCACCGACATCGCCACTGTGCTCGCTGAGAAAAAGAAGGTCGATAAGCATCTTTATACCTTGGCTGAAGTCTTGGCCAGGTGA
- a CDS encoding SagB/ThcOx family dehydrogenase, with translation METIQLPTPRLSGQMSLEEAVMRRRSVRRYSRRELSLEEISQLLWVAQGITDRREGLRAAPSAGALYPVELYAVLSQGIYHYSPRDHSLKMVKPGDWREQLSAAALGQRYIWEAPLNMIITVIYERTAAKYGARAERYVILEAGHIAQNVHLQAVALALASVPIAAFYDQKVQLAIGCPPNHQPLYIIPVGVPR, from the coding sequence ATGGAGACTATTCAGCTACCAACACCGCGCTTATCGGGTCAGATGTCTCTGGAAGAGGCCGTCATGAGGCGACGCTCCGTTCGCCGCTATAGCCGGAGGGAGCTGTCGCTAGAAGAGATTTCCCAACTGCTCTGGGTGGCTCAAGGGATCACGGATAGGAGGGAAGGATTACGAGCGGCCCCTTCTGCAGGGGCTCTTTATCCGGTGGAACTGTACGCAGTGTTGTCACAGGGGATTTATCATTATTCACCGAGAGACCACTCCTTGAAGATGGTCAAGCCCGGCGATTGGCGAGAACAACTATCAGCAGCGGCTCTCGGACAGAGGTATATCTGGGAAGCCCCATTGAATATGATCATCACTGTCATCTACGAACGAACGGCGGCAAAATACGGTGCTAGGGCCGAGCGATATGTCATCCTCGAGGCTGGGCATATAGCGCAGAATGTCCATTTACAGGCGGTAGCCCTGGCTCTGGCCAGCGTCCCTATCGCCGCCTTCTACGATCAGAAGGTGCAATTGGCTATCGGCTGTCCACCCAATCATCAGCCACTCTATATTATTCCTGTTGGTGTGCCTCGCTGA
- a CDS encoding sugar phosphate nucleotidyltransferase, which produces MKVIIPLAGLGTRLRPHTHTRPKPLINVAGKPVLGHILDKLISLDISEIIFITGYLGEQIEEYVKANYSFPAQFLEQKERLGQAHAIHLAKDLVNEPVLIIFVDTIFEADLQQLVDLASDGVIYVKEVTDPRRFGVVLLKNGFVGKLLEKPKEPISNLAVIGVYYLKNAPLLFSCIEELFTRQIKTQGEYFLADALQLMIDQGAKLEAAKVEVWEDCGKPESLLQTNRYLLRNGGGQNVDVFDSIVIPPVYIARSATIINSIIGPYVTIADHSVIKNSIIKDSIINDGSVIEDSMLSGSLIGSEARVRGTYKRLNVGDSSEVDME; this is translated from the coding sequence ATGAAGGTTATTATCCCCTTAGCCGGCTTAGGCACTAGGTTGAGGCCACATACGCATACCCGGCCTAAGCCCTTGATCAACGTGGCCGGCAAGCCGGTGTTGGGACATATCCTTGATAAGCTCATCAGCCTGGATATCAGCGAGATCATATTTATCACTGGCTACCTGGGCGAACAGATTGAGGAATACGTGAAGGCTAACTACAGCTTCCCTGCCCAATTCCTGGAGCAGAAGGAGCGACTCGGCCAGGCCCACGCTATCCATCTGGCTAAGGACCTTGTGAATGAGCCTGTGCTCATTATCTTCGTTGATACCATCTTCGAGGCTGACCTGCAACAACTGGTGGACCTCGCTTCCGATGGGGTAATCTACGTAAAAGAGGTGACCGATCCACGGCGCTTTGGTGTTGTCCTCCTGAAGAATGGTTTTGTGGGGAAATTGCTGGAGAAGCCTAAGGAGCCTATCTCTAACCTGGCCGTCATTGGTGTCTACTACCTAAAGAATGCTCCGCTGCTTTTCAGTTGTATAGAGGAACTGTTCACCCGCCAAATCAAGACCCAGGGAGAATACTTCCTGGCCGATGCTCTCCAACTGATGATCGACCAGGGGGCTAAACTGGAGGCAGCGAAGGTGGAGGTCTGGGAGGATTGTGGCAAGCCCGAGAGCCTCTTACAGACAAATCGTTACCTTCTCCGTAATGGGGGCGGCCAAAATGTGGATGTATTCGATTCCATCGTTATCCCGCCGGTCTATATCGCCCGTTCGGCTACCATCATCAATTCCATCATTGGTCCGTATGTGACCATCGCTGACCACAGTGTCATTAAGAATTCCATCATCAAGGATTCTATCATCAACGATGGCTCGGTCATCGAAGATAGTATGTTGAGTGGCTCCCTTATCGGTAGTGAGGCAAGGGTAAGGGGAACCTACAAACGGTTGAATGTCGGTGATTCCTCCGAGGTAGATATGGAATAG
- a CDS encoding LysE family translocator: MPGPLLTVTISESARIGRRAGPLLILGHGLIELILVVALFIGLSRLLSHNLVAGSIGALGGSFLIWMGFSLTYDAWKDRIQLFGGSGQAARSHRPILTGILASIANPYWVLWWITVGASYIIWSLQHGLAGLISFYTGHILSDLGWYSLVAVIVVSSRKIINDTVYRGIFLACGLFLILLGLYFINFGLGFWLR, encoded by the coding sequence ATGCCAGGGCCATTACTCACGGTGACTATAAGTGAAAGTGCCCGCATCGGCCGCCGCGCCGGCCCACTTCTGATCCTGGGGCATGGCCTGATCGAGCTAATCTTAGTAGTTGCCCTTTTCATTGGACTCAGCAGACTACTCAGTCATAACCTGGTGGCTGGAAGTATTGGGGCCTTAGGGGGTAGCTTCCTTATCTGGATGGGCTTCAGTCTGACTTATGATGCCTGGAAGGATAGGATACAATTGTTTGGAGGATCAGGTCAGGCAGCTCGGTCCCATCGCCCCATCTTGACCGGGATACTCGCCAGCATCGCCAATCCTTATTGGGTACTCTGGTGGATCACGGTCGGGGCCAGCTATATCATCTGGTCACTACAACACGGCCTCGCCGGACTAATCTCATTTTACACTGGACACATCTTGTCAGACCTGGGTTGGTATAGCCTGGTAGCCGTAATCGTCGTTAGCAGTAGAAAAATAATCAACGATACGGTCTATCGAGGCATCTTTCTCGCCTGTGGACTGTTTCTCATCCTTCTCGGCCTCTATTTCATCAACTTTGGCCTGGGCTTCTGGCTAAGATGA
- the gatA gene encoding Asp-tRNA(Asn)/Glu-tRNA(Gln) amidotransferase subunit GatA, with translation MDLSKLTIHEAYDLLCRRQTSSRELTRFFLERIEHENARLGAYLTLTPEVALEQATQADALIAQGDGGPLSGVPGAIKDNICAAGVRTTCASRILSNFTPPYDANVIERLKAAGMVMLGKTNMDEFAMGSSTENSAFFPTRNPWDTERVPGGSSGGSAAAVTAGLAVYALGSDTGGSVRLPASFCGLVGLKPTYGRVSRYGLVAFASSFDQIGPLTKDVTDCALLMNIIAGYDRRDSTSLNAPVPDYTADLVPEIKGLRIGIPKEYFVSGMQPAVEKVMRQALATLADLGAEMEETSLPHTEYATAAYYIIAPSEASANLARYDGVKYGFSAPGEDMWDAYTKTRQYGFGPEVKRRIMLGTYALSAGYYEAYYLKAQKVRTLIKSDFDKAFERFDLLVTPTSPTAAFKIGERIDDPLAMYLSDVFTTTANLAGIPALNVPCGFVDGLPVGMQLLGKPLAEGTLLRVGYAFEQSRKGARK, from the coding sequence ATGGATCTGAGTAAATTGACCATTCATGAGGCCTATGACTTACTGTGTCGCAGACAGACATCCTCAAGGGAATTGACTCGCTTTTTCCTGGAGCGAATAGAGCACGAAAATGCCCGATTGGGAGCATATCTGACCCTGACACCGGAAGTGGCTCTGGAGCAAGCCACCCAGGCTGATGCCCTTATCGCCCAGGGCGATGGTGGGCCGCTTAGTGGTGTACCTGGCGCGATCAAAGACAACATTTGTGCAGCGGGCGTTCGTACCACCTGCGCCTCTCGAATTCTGTCGAACTTTACGCCCCCCTATGATGCGAATGTGATCGAACGACTGAAGGCTGCAGGCATGGTCATGCTTGGTAAGACCAATATGGACGAGTTTGCCATGGGGTCTTCTACAGAGAATTCAGCCTTTTTCCCGACGCGGAATCCATGGGATACTGAGCGAGTGCCTGGGGGCAGCAGTGGTGGCTCGGCAGCGGCTGTCACCGCTGGACTGGCCGTATATGCCCTTGGTTCTGATACCGGCGGCTCGGTTCGTCTACCAGCCAGCTTCTGCGGCTTAGTGGGGCTCAAGCCAACCTATGGCCGTGTCTCTCGCTATGGTCTGGTCGCCTTCGCCTCTTCCTTCGATCAGATCGGTCCATTGACGAAGGATGTCACCGATTGTGCTCTGCTGATGAACATTATCGCCGGCTATGACCGGCGCGATTCCACCTCGTTGAATGCACCGGTGCCGGATTATACAGCTGATCTTGTCCCTGAGATCAAGGGACTCAGGATTGGTATACCTAAGGAATATTTTGTGAGTGGCATGCAACCGGCCGTGGAGAAAGTTATGCGTCAGGCCTTGGCTACCCTGGCTGACCTCGGCGCTGAGATGGAGGAGACGTCATTGCCCCACACTGAATACGCCACGGCCGCCTACTATATTATCGCCCCGTCTGAGGCCAGCGCCAACCTGGCTCGCTATGACGGCGTTAAGTACGGTTTCTCCGCTCCGGGAGAGGATATGTGGGATGCCTACACTAAGACGCGGCAATACGGCTTCGGGCCGGAGGTTAAGCGGCGCATTATGCTGGGCACATATGCCCTTTCAGCTGGCTATTATGAGGCTTATTATCTGAAGGCGCAGAAGGTACGTACCCTTATTAAGAGCGATTTTGATAAGGCCTTTGAGCGGTTCGATCTGCTGGTCACCCCTACCTCGCCAACGGCAGCCTTCAAAATAGGGGAAAGGATCGATGATCCTCTGGCCATGTATCTATCGGATGTGTTCACCACCACAGCTAATCTAGCTGGCATCCCTGCCTTGAATGTGCCCTGCGGCTTTGTTGATGGTTTACCGGTGGGCATGCAGCTTCTAGGTAAACCTCTTGCTGAGGGCACCTTGTTGCGCGTGGGTTACGCTTTTGAGCAGAGTAGAAAAGGAGCAAGAAAATGA
- the gatC gene encoding Asp-tRNA(Asn)/Glu-tRNA(Gln) amidotransferase subunit GatC, translating to MRISREQVEHVAHLARLGLTESEKERFSEQLSTILESMEILRQVDTKAIPPTAQVIPLLNVMRDDEACPSLPREQILANAPRLEEDYIRIMAVLEE from the coding sequence ATGCGGATCAGTCGTGAGCAAGTTGAGCACGTGGCCCACCTGGCCCGTCTAGGCCTTACCGAATCTGAGAAGGAGAGGTTCAGTGAGCAACTCTCCACGATCTTGGAGAGCATGGAGATCTTGCGCCAGGTCGATACCAAGGCCATCCCGCCGACGGCCCAAGTTATTCCTCTCTTGAACGTGATGCGGGATGATGAGGCTTGCCCGTCTCTCCCCAGAGAGCAGATCCTGGCTAATGCTCCTCGTCTTGAGGAGGATTACATTCGGATTATGGCTGTACTGGAGGAGTAG
- the gatB gene encoding Asp-tRNA(Asn)/Glu-tRNA(Gln) amidotransferase subunit GatB, whose translation MRIEEQRITIEERELSPYEVVIGLEVHAQLLTKSKMFCGCSAQYAAAPPNTLVCPICLGMPGVLPTINRKAIEYTIMTALALNCSLPEVTRFDRKNYPYPDLMKGYQISQYALPISQQGWLMIEVNGQLKRIGINHVHLEEDTAKLLHHNEPSGETYSLLDVNRSGVPLMEIVSEPDLRSAEETRLYLIKLRNILRYLGVSTGNMEEGSFRCDANISVRPWGGKELGSKVEIKNMNSFRAVYRALSYEAKRQMEVLANGGCIEQETRGWVEDRGVTVSQRSKEYAHDYRYFSEPDLPPLILSREWIEEIRQRLPELPDTKWERFKREYGLSDYDAGILTSDKSVALFFESCLTLYPHPKPISNWIGGELFRLLNASGLELEQTRITPDHLAEMLRLIDEGVLSGRTAKMVFEEMFYTGKSPALIVKEQQLAQVSDAEALRAIVERVLADYPQGVADYRSGKTQALGFLVGQVMRATEGKANPALVNQLLRAKLDAR comes from the coding sequence ATGAGGATTGAAGAACAACGGATCACGATTGAGGAGAGGGAGCTCTCCCCTTATGAGGTGGTCATTGGGCTTGAGGTACATGCTCAGTTGTTGACCAAGAGCAAGATGTTCTGCGGTTGCAGCGCCCAGTATGCGGCTGCCCCGCCGAACACGCTCGTTTGCCCCATCTGTTTGGGAATGCCGGGCGTCTTACCGACGATAAATCGGAAGGCCATAGAGTATACGATTATGACGGCCTTAGCCCTTAATTGCAGTCTACCCGAAGTAACCCGCTTCGATCGTAAGAACTACCCTTACCCTGATCTGATGAAGGGCTACCAGATCTCTCAATATGCCCTCCCTATTTCCCAACAGGGGTGGCTGATGATCGAAGTCAACGGTCAACTTAAACGCATCGGTATCAATCATGTCCACCTTGAGGAGGACACGGCGAAACTCCTGCATCACAATGAACCATCGGGAGAGACGTATAGTCTCCTGGACGTCAATCGTTCCGGCGTGCCACTGATGGAGATCGTCAGTGAGCCTGATCTGCGTTCGGCTGAAGAGACCAGACTCTATCTCATCAAGCTGCGCAATATCCTGCGCTATCTGGGGGTTTCAACCGGCAACATGGAGGAGGGCTCCTTTCGGTGCGATGCCAATATCTCTGTTCGTCCCTGGGGTGGTAAGGAATTGGGCAGTAAAGTAGAGATCAAGAATATGAATTCCTTCCGGGCCGTTTACCGTGCCCTATCCTACGAGGCGAAGCGCCAAATGGAGGTGCTGGCCAATGGGGGATGTATCGAACAGGAGACGCGAGGCTGGGTCGAAGATAGGGGGGTGACAGTCTCCCAGCGTTCCAAGGAATATGCGCACGATTACCGCTATTTCTCCGAGCCGGATCTTCCCCCGCTTATCCTGAGTCGAGAATGGATCGAGGAGATTCGGCAACGCTTACCGGAATTGCCTGATACTAAGTGGGAGAGGTTCAAACGGGAATACGGACTATCTGACTACGATGCTGGCATCCTGACCTCTGATAAGTCCGTCGCACTCTTCTTCGAGTCCTGCCTGACTCTCTATCCGCATCCCAAGCCCATCAGCAACTGGATCGGTGGAGAGCTGTTTCGCCTGTTAAACGCTAGCGGACTGGAACTGGAGCAGACCAGAATCACCCCTGATCATCTGGCGGAGATGCTGCGGTTGATAGATGAAGGCGTCCTCAGTGGTCGTACAGCCAAGATGGTCTTCGAAGAGATGTTTTATACGGGTAAGAGCCCTGCACTGATCGTCAAGGAGCAACAACTCGCCCAGGTCAGCGATGCGGAGGCGTTGCGGGCGATTGTGGAGCGCGTGTTGGCGGATTATCCCCAGGGCGTAGCCGATTACCGCTCTGGCAAGACACAGGCGCTTGGCTTCCTCGTTGGGCAGGTCATGCGCGCTACCGAGGGCAAGGCTAATCCGGCATTGGTGAATCAATTGTTAAGGGCAAAGCTGGACGCTCGTTGA
- the asnS gene encoding asparagine--tRNA ligase, giving the protein MAQVIYISDVARHVGEEVTIRGWVYNKRSSGKIQFILIRDGTGIIQGVVFQDDVSTGVFKKADRLTQESSLLATGTVREDRRAPGGYELSITDLEIIQIAQDYPIGPKEHGVDFLMSHRHLWLRSARQQAILTVRAEVIRACHEFLDNHGFILIDAPILTPAACEGTTTLFQTDYFGEKAYLTQSGQLYNEAACMAFGRVYCFGPTFRAEKSKTRRHLMEFWMIEPEMAYANQEENMRLQEEFVCYIVQTVLQRRRRELEVLGRNIDPLLKVESPFPRLSYDEALEVLKRHGVEIVWGEDFGGQDETVLSQQFEKPVFIHSYPLRYKAFYMQPDPTRPEVALCADLLATEGYGEIIGGGQRLDDLELLERRMEEHHLPREAYEWYLDLRRYGSVPHSGFGMGIERTVAWICGLDHIRETIPFPRMLYRMYP; this is encoded by the coding sequence ATGGCACAAGTGATTTATATAAGTGATGTGGCACGGCATGTGGGAGAAGAGGTGACCATTCGGGGGTGGGTTTACAACAAGCGCTCGAGTGGCAAGATTCAATTCATCCTCATCCGTGATGGTACGGGTATCATTCAGGGGGTCGTGTTCCAGGACGATGTCTCCACAGGGGTGTTCAAGAAGGCGGACCGGCTGACTCAGGAATCGTCCCTACTGGCCACCGGTACGGTACGAGAGGATCGACGAGCACCAGGTGGCTATGAGTTATCCATCACGGATCTCGAGATCATCCAGATAGCCCAAGATTACCCTATTGGCCCTAAGGAGCACGGTGTAGACTTCCTTATGAGCCACCGTCACCTCTGGTTGCGTTCGGCACGGCAGCAGGCCATTCTGACCGTCAGGGCGGAGGTCATCAGAGCCTGTCATGAGTTCCTGGATAACCATGGCTTCATCTTGATCGATGCGCCTATTCTCACCCCCGCTGCTTGTGAGGGAACGACTACTCTCTTCCAAACCGACTACTTTGGGGAGAAGGCTTATCTGACCCAGAGCGGACAGCTCTACAACGAGGCTGCCTGTATGGCCTTCGGACGAGTCTATTGTTTCGGCCCTACCTTCCGGGCCGAGAAATCCAAGACGCGTCGGCACCTTATGGAGTTCTGGATGATTGAACCGGAGATGGCTTATGCCAATCAAGAGGAGAATATGCGGCTTCAGGAAGAGTTCGTCTGCTACATTGTCCAAACCGTTCTCCAAAGGAGACGCCGGGAACTAGAAGTCTTGGGGCGCAACATCGATCCCCTGCTGAAGGTAGAATCGCCCTTCCCTCGCCTCTCCTATGATGAGGCGCTGGAGGTTCTTAAACGCCACGGTGTGGAGATTGTCTGGGGAGAGGACTTCGGTGGGCAGGATGAGACAGTCCTGTCCCAGCAATTTGAAAAGCCGGTCTTCATCCACAGCTACCCGCTGCGGTATAAGGCCTTCTACATGCAGCCAGATCCGACGCGTCCGGAGGTGGCCCTTTGCGCCGATCTGCTGGCCACGGAGGGTTATGGAGAAATCATCGGTGGCGGACAGCGCCTAGACGATTTAGAGCTTCTAGAGAGGCGGATGGAAGAGCACCATCTTCCTCGCGAAGCCTACGAGTGGTACCTGGACCTTCGTCGTTATGGCTCAGTACCTCACTCTGGTTTCGGTATGGGGATCGAAAGGACGGTGGCCTGGATCTGTGGATTAGACCATATACGGGAAACGATCCCCTTCCCCAGGATGCTCTATAGGATGTATCCATAA
- a CDS encoding glycosyltransferase family 2 protein, with translation MFASVIIPNWNGARLLPTCLDSLRSQTYRHFETIVVDNGSTDDSVQLITQHYPEVVLIKLPQNRFFSGAVNEGIRRSRGEIIAVLNNDTEVAPQWLAELCTALEGDPQARLCASKILLFDRRDTIHSAGDFYTCDGRPGNRGVWQKDDGRFDDQIYVFGACAGAAAYRRSLLEEIGLFDEDFGGYCEDVDLSFRAQLAGYRCRYVPTARVYHHLSASGGGEVASFYCGRNFINVIVKDMPPGLLRKYILRIVWTQLRLAGEALLHLCEPAARARLRGQLAALLQLPLMLHKRQEIQGRRKVSEEYIESILTPTS, from the coding sequence GTGTTCGCCTCTGTGATCATTCCCAACTGGAATGGGGCTAGGCTGTTACCCACCTGTCTTGATTCCCTCAGGTCCCAGACCTACCGGCACTTTGAGACGATAGTTGTCGACAATGGCTCAACGGATGATTCCGTACAGCTCATTACCCAGCACTATCCTGAAGTGGTCCTCATCAAGCTGCCCCAAAATCGCTTCTTCAGTGGGGCAGTTAATGAGGGGATTCGCCGTTCGAGGGGCGAAATAATAGCCGTTTTGAACAATGATACAGAGGTTGCGCCGCAGTGGTTAGCCGAGCTCTGCACGGCTCTAGAAGGTGATCCGCAAGCGAGACTTTGTGCCTCAAAGATTCTACTGTTTGACCGGCGCGATACCATTCACTCGGCCGGCGATTTCTACACCTGTGATGGAAGGCCAGGTAATCGTGGCGTTTGGCAGAAGGATGATGGTCGATTCGATGACCAGATATATGTCTTCGGCGCCTGTGCTGGAGCAGCGGCTTATCGGCGCTCCTTGCTGGAAGAAATAGGCCTGTTCGACGAGGATTTTGGCGGCTATTGCGAGGATGTCGATCTCAGCTTTCGGGCACAACTGGCTGGTTATCGCTGTCGGTACGTCCCTACCGCTCGTGTCTATCATCATCTGAGCGCCAGTGGTGGAGGGGAGGTGGCTAGCTTCTATTGTGGACGTAATTTCATCAACGTTATCGTTAAGGATATGCCGCCGGGACTGCTGCGGAAATATATTTTGCGCATCGTTTGGACTCAACTCAGGCTCGCTGGAGAAGCATTGCTCCATCTCTGTGAGCCAGCTGCCCGAGCCCGACTACGGGGACAGCTGGCGGCCCTGCTGCAGTTGCCCTTGATGCTCCATAAGCGACAGGAGATCCAAGGGCGAAGAAAGGTCAGCGAGGAGTATATCGAATCCATCCTCACGCCGACGTCGTGA